One segment of Polyangiaceae bacterium DNA contains the following:
- a CDS encoding hybrid sensor histidine kinase/response regulator — protein MTQSVASTAAVASVVEDDSELQVRIDAELVKTLYANASKMVLLAMGEAVLLGACVLATTRALVPLWWVGAVLAIGAMRLWLVRRFEQRAPEGRAALPWRRYFTWHATAYGVVWGASTTFLWSNHTLTQTIVTLGLCGMFISSVMALAPHIPTWIAFAGPFAAGVIGRFIADGSTVMHIYAATNVLFVVAGVVLVRRVHGMMRETVAARFENARLLEEARRGKELADHANLAKTKFLAAASHDLRQPLHAVRLFVSALQGCQSDSERERLLPKLDAATDALGSLLDSLLDLSRAEAGVLQPARRAFSAQSVLDTIEREWAGAAEAKGLSLRVAPCGAWLQSDPELVTTIIRNFVANAVRYTDSGSILLGCRRRGGEVLLSVWDTGPGIAAEHQREIFREFHQLANPARDREQGLGLGLAIVERLARLLQHEVLLASQPGSGSCFALRVPRTERAPAAEPAQARPAALNDLRIAIIDDDRSVLEASVALLRSWGAAPIAFDDPDEAFRALTSAGVPDVVVVDLRLPGPRNGIAWVEDFRTSHALHVPAIIVTGDTAPAELVDAYQRGITVLHKPVRSAQLRKALERYASS, from the coding sequence GTGACGCAATCCGTCGCATCGACCGCAGCCGTGGCGTCGGTTGTCGAAGATGACTCGGAGCTGCAGGTGCGCATCGACGCGGAGCTGGTCAAGACGCTCTACGCCAACGCCAGCAAGATGGTTCTGCTGGCCATGGGCGAGGCGGTGCTGTTGGGTGCCTGCGTACTGGCGACCACGCGCGCGCTGGTGCCCTTGTGGTGGGTAGGCGCCGTCCTGGCCATCGGCGCGATGCGATTGTGGCTCGTTCGACGCTTCGAGCAGCGAGCGCCGGAGGGACGCGCGGCGCTGCCCTGGCGTCGTTACTTCACCTGGCACGCAACCGCGTACGGCGTCGTTTGGGGCGCGTCGACGACATTCCTTTGGAGCAACCACACGCTCACGCAGACCATCGTCACCTTGGGGCTCTGCGGAATGTTCATCAGCTCGGTGATGGCTCTGGCCCCCCACATTCCCACCTGGATTGCCTTCGCCGGGCCCTTTGCCGCCGGCGTGATTGGCCGCTTCATCGCGGATGGCTCCACCGTGATGCACATCTACGCTGCGACCAACGTCCTCTTCGTCGTGGCCGGAGTAGTGCTCGTTCGGCGCGTGCACGGCATGATGCGCGAAACTGTCGCAGCGCGCTTCGAAAACGCACGGCTCTTGGAGGAGGCTCGCCGAGGTAAGGAACTGGCCGACCACGCGAATCTGGCCAAGACCAAGTTCTTGGCGGCCGCTAGCCACGATCTGCGTCAGCCGCTACATGCCGTGCGCTTGTTCGTCAGCGCGCTGCAAGGCTGCCAGAGCGATTCGGAACGGGAAAGGTTGCTGCCCAAGCTGGACGCCGCGACGGACGCTCTGGGTTCGCTGCTCGACTCCCTGCTGGACTTGTCACGTGCGGAAGCGGGTGTACTCCAGCCGGCGCGCCGGGCGTTCAGCGCCCAGAGCGTGCTCGACACCATCGAGCGCGAGTGGGCGGGAGCAGCAGAAGCAAAAGGCCTGAGCTTGCGCGTCGCGCCCTGCGGGGCTTGGCTGCAAAGCGACCCGGAGTTGGTCACGACGATCATCCGCAACTTCGTAGCCAACGCCGTGCGCTACACCGACTCTGGCAGCATCTTGCTCGGGTGCCGGCGGCGGGGAGGCGAGGTACTGCTGAGCGTGTGGGATACGGGGCCGGGCATCGCGGCAGAGCATCAGCGCGAGATCTTCCGAGAGTTCCATCAGCTCGCAAACCCAGCGCGGGATCGTGAGCAGGGTTTGGGGCTTGGACTGGCCATCGTGGAGCGGCTGGCGCGCTTGCTCCAGCACGAAGTGCTGCTGGCGTCGCAACCAGGTAGCGGCTCCTGTTTTGCGCTGCGGGTTCCACGAACTGAGCGCGCACCTGCCGCCGAACCGGCGCAAGCTCGGCCCGCGGCGCTGAACGACTTGCGCATCGCCATCATCGACGACGACCGAAGCGTGCTCGAAGCCAGCGTCGCGCTGCTCCGTAGCTGGGGCGCCGCACCCATCGCTTTTGATGACCCCGACGAGGCGTTTCGCGCACTGACGAGCGCAGGGGTCCCCGACGTCGTGGTGGTGGATTTGCGCTTGCCGGGACCACGCAATGGAATCGCCTGGGTCGAGGACTTCCGCACCTCCCACGCGCTGCACGTTCCGGCGATCATCGTGACTGGAGACACTGCGCCCGCGGAGCTGGTAGACGCGTACCAGAGGGGAATCACCGTGCTGCACAAGCCGGTGCGCAGCGCGCAGTTGCGCAAGGCGTTGGAACGCTACGCAAGCAGCTGA
- a CDS encoding response regulator transcription factor, with the protein MSIIRVFLADDHPVIREGVATVIQAQQDLAFVGFSSSAAELAEHRPGGWDVLVLDLSLSGWDDAELVAAAKKANPRGRVLIYTQLAEGPRALRALKVGADGFLSKSRPVSDLLTAIRTVHAEGKFVTGTLGAMLVDETMNPHQAPHDALSGREMAVLVRLARGVRQSSIAGELGIQPSTISTHLKSIRQKLNLESNGELVRYALEHKLIR; encoded by the coding sequence ATGTCCATCATTCGAGTGTTTCTCGCGGACGACCATCCAGTCATTCGAGAAGGTGTGGCGACCGTGATCCAGGCCCAACAGGACCTGGCCTTCGTAGGCTTCAGCAGTAGCGCAGCCGAGCTCGCAGAACATCGACCTGGTGGGTGGGACGTGCTGGTCCTGGATCTGTCGCTCTCAGGCTGGGACGACGCGGAGCTGGTGGCGGCAGCGAAAAAGGCCAACCCGCGTGGGCGTGTGCTGATCTACACCCAACTCGCGGAAGGGCCGCGTGCCCTTCGCGCGCTGAAAGTGGGCGCAGATGGCTTCCTTTCGAAGTCCAGACCCGTCAGCGATCTGTTGACGGCCATTCGCACGGTGCACGCCGAAGGAAAGTTCGTGACCGGAACCTTGGGCGCCATGCTGGTGGACGAGACCATGAACCCCCATCAAGCACCCCACGACGCGCTCTCTGGACGCGAGATGGCCGTATTGGTGCGCCTGGCACGGGGAGTGCGCCAGTCGAGTATCGCTGGAGAGCTGGGGATACAGCCGAGCACGATCAGCACGCATCTGAAGAGCATCCGTCAGAAGCTGAACCTCGAATCCAACGGCGAACTCGTACGCTATGCCCTCGAGCACAAGCTCATTCGCTGA
- a CDS encoding sialidase family protein, with amino-acid sequence MRLLYLVCASVLLLACGESASSGNPSTGGAAGSGAAGAGGVSGSAGTGALGGVSGGGASGASGASGSSGAGGSAGSAGSGGAWSLPACTQVKGTWAVRFTSDEGMTVSPGDGALGGVAYTWGLAALDEPNVIVAEHAGNVLRSTDAGCTFVNIGAAPASTTRLHAATGGRAYGYRVNGNEFYVVQGTTITPLKSPVANVMGLGTSTSDGAWLRVADKTGQLYESTDAGASFSKIGTKAPKGCFYSVSFDPADLDHAVCGTITDGTFVTFDGGKSWTASEGDALYANIFSLEVSPADGAIVWIEGSQLGWHEGQQIGPEGRRIWRSADGGKTFTVVLQAETSSAKLYNGNLLAAHPTDPEVVYFTFGTPPVGGLSSESFLYRLEASGKLTEQRQGGIDSYDAIAFSPASPSLIYLGISSERP; translated from the coding sequence GTGCGACTCCTCTACCTCGTTTGCGCCAGCGTGCTCCTTTTGGCCTGTGGGGAAAGTGCCAGCTCTGGGAATCCTTCAACGGGTGGTGCCGCGGGCAGCGGTGCGGCGGGAGCCGGCGGCGTGTCCGGTTCCGCGGGAACCGGCGCGTTGGGTGGGGTGAGCGGTGGCGGCGCGTCTGGTGCATCCGGCGCGTCGGGGTCGTCGGGCGCGGGTGGCAGCGCGGGCAGCGCTGGTTCGGGAGGCGCGTGGTCGCTGCCGGCGTGCACTCAGGTGAAGGGTACCTGGGCGGTCCGATTCACGTCGGATGAAGGCATGACCGTGAGCCCGGGCGACGGTGCGTTGGGCGGCGTTGCCTACACCTGGGGACTCGCTGCGTTGGACGAACCAAACGTGATCGTGGCAGAGCACGCCGGCAACGTGCTGCGCTCGACGGACGCTGGGTGCACCTTCGTGAACATCGGCGCGGCTCCGGCGTCCACCACGCGCTTGCACGCTGCGACCGGCGGTCGCGCCTATGGCTATCGCGTCAACGGTAACGAATTCTACGTCGTTCAGGGCACCACGATCACCCCTTTGAAATCTCCCGTGGCGAACGTGATGGGTCTAGGTACGTCCACGAGTGATGGTGCTTGGCTTCGCGTTGCCGACAAGACGGGCCAGCTGTACGAGTCCACCGACGCCGGTGCCAGCTTCAGCAAGATCGGCACGAAGGCACCGAAGGGCTGCTTCTACAGCGTGTCCTTCGACCCAGCGGATCTCGACCACGCCGTGTGCGGCACCATCACGGACGGCACCTTCGTCACCTTCGATGGGGGCAAGAGTTGGACCGCCTCCGAGGGTGACGCACTCTACGCGAACATCTTCTCCCTCGAAGTGTCTCCTGCCGATGGCGCCATCGTTTGGATCGAGGGCTCTCAGCTTGGTTGGCATGAAGGGCAGCAGATCGGGCCAGAAGGCAGACGCATTTGGCGCTCCGCAGACGGCGGCAAGACCTTCACGGTCGTGCTGCAAGCAGAGACGAGCAGCGCGAAGCTGTACAACGGCAATCTCCTCGCGGCTCACCCCACGGATCCCGAAGTGGTGTACTTCACCTTCGGTACTCCGCCGGTCGGTGGCCTCAGCAGTGAGTCCTTCCTGTATCGCTTGGAAGCCAGCGGCAAACTCACCGAGCAACGTCAGGGCGGCATCGACTCCTACGACGCGATTGCGTTCTCCCCCGCGTCCCCCAGCTTGATCTACCTCGGCATCTCGTCTGAACGACCGTGA
- a CDS encoding CBS domain-containing protein, translated as MDKNATVGDYMTSLVHTVGTEQTISFALDHMREHQIRHLPVLRGGRLVGLVSDRDLGLVAGLNDVNPDNTKVEEAMTAVPYTTTPGTPLLDVLQQMTEHKYGSVIVMEGSKVAGIFTTYDALILLTRVVQG; from the coding sequence GTGGACAAGAACGCGACCGTCGGCGACTACATGACGAGCCTGGTGCACACCGTCGGCACCGAGCAGACCATCTCTTTTGCTCTGGACCACATGCGGGAGCACCAGATCCGACACCTGCCGGTGTTGCGCGGGGGACGGCTGGTTGGCCTGGTCAGCGACCGCGATCTGGGGTTGGTGGCGGGACTCAACGACGTGAATCCGGACAACACCAAAGTCGAAGAAGCCATGACGGCGGTGCCTTACACCACGACGCCGGGTACGCCGTTGCTCGACGTCCTGCAGCAGATGACCGAGCACAAATATGGATCGGTGATCGTGATGGAAGGCTCGAAGGTGGCCGGAATCTTCACTACCTACGACGCGCTGATCCTGCTCACGCGTGTCGTTCAGGGCTGA